The following are encoded together in the Onychostoma macrolepis isolate SWU-2019 chromosome 03, ASM1243209v1, whole genome shotgun sequence genome:
- the cdr2l gene encoding cerebellar degeneration-related protein 2-like: MLRAGRMDEFVTEEDEPWYDQRDLEQDLHLAAELGKTLLERNKELEDSLQQMYINNEEQVQEIEYLTKQMEMLREMNEQHAKVYEQLDVTARELEINNEKLVLESKASQQKIDRLTSTMEMLQGQVDTLTARVEELRTLEELRVRREKKERRKTVHSFPCLKELCTAPRYEDGFMVSDPGSGDLQECQPADEENEHLRVMVSSLRAAVVAERGRREAAERECGAVLQEFERLEQRLMGAENCQRRVHELEAELQEMQQLRKSRACLLSGDEGLEQTLLNCAPETDTPDDAVMAGTQNGDGAAPVRKSCSDTALDAISAVDASGRRKGSYALHANGVRKRGMSILREVDEQYHALLEKYEELLGKCRRHEESMCHAGVQTSRPVSRDPSMKECRAAEPQQLPTPPQTPSTPEALEGISRQVEAVDKRLSQNTPEYKALFKEIFSRLQRTKSDINSTKGRKSGK, translated from the exons ATCTGCACTTGGCAGCTGAGCTGGGGAAAACCCTGCTGGAGCGCAATAAGGAGCTGGAGGACTCGCTGCAGCAGATGTACATCAACAATGAGGAGCAGGTGCAGGAAATCGAG TATTTGACCAAGCAGATGGAGATGTTGCGCGAGATGAACGAGCAGCACGCTAAAGTGTACGAGCAGTTGGATGTGACGGCTCGAGAGCTGGAGATAAACAATGAAAAACTAGTGCTGGAGAGCAAAGCTTCTCAGCAGAAGATTGACAG ATTGACAAGTACTATGGAGATGCTGCAGGGGCAGGTGGACACGCTAACTGCTCGTGTGGAGGAATTGCGCACTTTGGAAGAGCTCCGAGTTCGCAGAGAGAAGAAAGAGAGGAGGAAGACTGTGCACTCGTTCCCCTGCCTCAAAGAACTCTGCACCGCTCCCAG GTATGAGGATGGTTTCATGGTGTCTGACCCAGGCAGCGGTGACCTACAAGAGTGTCAGCCTGCCGATGAAGAGAACGAACATCTGCGCGTGATGGTGTCATCTTTGCGCGCCGCTGTGGTGGCCGAACGCGGACGGCGTGAGGCCGCTGAGCGGGAATGTGGCGCAGTGTTACAGGAGTTTGAGCGGCTGGAACAGCGCCTCATGGGGGCCGAGAATTGCCAGCGGCGTGTGCACGAGCTGGAGGCGGAGCTTCAGGAGATGCAGCAGCTCCGCAAGTCCCGAGCCTGCCTCCTGAGCGGAGACGAGGGCCTGGAGCAGACGCTGCTCAACTGCGCCCCTGAGACGGACACGCCGGATGATGCAGTCATGGCTGGAACACAGAACGGGGATGGAGCGGCTCCCGTCCGGAAGAGTTGCAGTGATACGGCTCTAGATGCCATCTCTGCAGTCGACGCCTCAGGGAGACGCAAAGGCAGTTACGCGCTTCACGCCAACGGCGTCCGGAAGAGGGGCATGTCCATCCTCCGAGAGGTGGATGAGCAGTATCACGCCCTTCTGGAGAAGTACGAGGAGCTGCTCGGGAAGTGCCGGCGCCACGAGGAGAGTATGTGCCATGCTGGGGTGCAGACCTCCCGGCCCGTGTCCAGAGACCCGTCCATGAAGGAGTGCCGGGCCGCAGAGCCCCAGCAGCTGCCCACTCCCCCGCAGACGCCCTCGACTCCAGAGGCCCTGGAGGGCATCAGCCGGCAAGTGGAGGCTGTGGACAAGCGGCTGAGCCAAAACACTCCGGAGTATAAAGCCCTCTTCAAGGAGATCTTTTCCCGCTTACAGAGGACCAAGAGCGACATAAACTCCACCAAAGGGAGGAAAAGTGGAAAATAG